One window of the Rhodococcus sovatensis genome contains the following:
- a CDS encoding sugar kinase: MAGNRNFDVVLLGEPLIEISTTEPFANGTSSVLGVSGDVVNAGAAAAAAGASVALIARVSNDELGDAVCERIRELGIDDTYVRRVDGQQGVYFLHIDPKGQRQFSYARSGSVGSQLDVSDVPVDVVESAGAVLASGITVALSDSARRAVLFAARKASTFVYDPNFRPRLTTAAHAADFLREIAPQCAVVVPSAPGEIDALLGIEEPLAAAAQLRDWGARSVAVTRGADGVTVVTEDGVHDQPSVPALDVVDQTGAGDVFAGTLTGRLAVGDDLVEAVGLAASAASLSVGGRGGTGLIGSLEQVRAHRDSVTA, encoded by the coding sequence ATGGCCGGTAACCGTAATTTCGATGTCGTTCTGTTGGGCGAACCGCTCATCGAGATCTCGACGACCGAACCCTTTGCCAATGGAACATCCAGTGTGCTCGGTGTCTCCGGCGATGTTGTCAACGCTGGTGCCGCGGCAGCTGCGGCCGGTGCTTCTGTCGCGCTGATTGCACGCGTGTCCAACGATGAACTCGGCGACGCTGTGTGCGAACGGATTCGAGAACTCGGTATCGACGACACTTACGTGCGGCGAGTGGACGGTCAACAAGGGGTCTACTTCCTTCACATCGATCCGAAAGGGCAGCGTCAGTTCTCCTACGCGCGTTCAGGTTCGGTCGGTTCCCAGTTGGATGTATCCGATGTACCGGTGGACGTCGTGGAGTCGGCCGGCGCGGTGCTCGCAAGTGGAATCACTGTCGCACTGTCCGATTCTGCGCGTAGGGCAGTGCTGTTCGCGGCACGGAAGGCGTCCACGTTCGTCTACGACCCGAACTTCAGGCCGCGCTTGACCACAGCCGCGCACGCAGCCGACTTCCTACGTGAAATCGCTCCACAGTGCGCCGTCGTCGTTCCATCCGCCCCAGGAGAAATCGATGCGCTGCTCGGGATCGAGGAGCCCCTCGCTGCAGCAGCGCAGCTTCGCGATTGGGGTGCTCGCTCGGTCGCCGTCACTCGCGGGGCCGACGGAGTGACCGTGGTGACCGAGGACGGTGTACATGACCAGCCGTCTGTGCCTGCTCTCGATGTCGTGGATCAGACAGGCGCGGGCGACGTGTTCGCCGGAACACTGACCGGCCGACTGGCAGTGGGCGACGATCTCGTCGAAGCCGTCGGACTGGCTGCAAGTGCTGCGTCGCTCAGTGTCGGTGGTCGCGGCGGTACCGGACTCATCGGGTCGCTGGAACAAGTTAGAGCGCACCGAGACAGCGTCACCGCATGA
- the eda gene encoding bifunctional 4-hydroxy-2-oxoglutarate aldolase/2-dehydro-3-deoxy-phosphogluconate aldolase, with protein MNTLDVMGISPVVPVVVVEQVEDAVPLAKALRDGGVSVIELTLRSDVALAAIAAIAAEVPEVVVGAGTVLSPRDAESSIAAGARFLVSPGSPRDLLDAAHGWSVPWLPGVSTATEAMNVADAGHTEMKFFPAAYSGGAAALGALADPLPNLTFCPTGGISPANVADYLRLANVACVGGSWLTPRKMVSERNWSAITDLARVASALRGVD; from the coding sequence ATGAACACCCTCGACGTAATGGGTATCAGCCCTGTCGTTCCGGTCGTCGTCGTCGAGCAAGTCGAGGACGCAGTGCCGCTGGCCAAGGCCTTGCGCGACGGTGGGGTCTCGGTCATCGAGTTGACGCTTCGGTCCGACGTGGCTCTTGCCGCCATTGCGGCGATAGCTGCCGAGGTTCCCGAGGTAGTGGTCGGAGCAGGGACGGTCCTTTCACCTCGGGACGCGGAGTCGTCGATCGCGGCCGGCGCACGCTTTCTCGTCTCGCCGGGGTCCCCGAGGGATCTTCTCGACGCAGCGCATGGGTGGTCGGTTCCGTGGCTGCCAGGTGTCTCGACGGCAACCGAGGCGATGAACGTGGCGGACGCTGGACATACCGAAATGAAGTTCTTTCCGGCTGCGTACTCCGGTGGCGCTGCTGCGCTCGGTGCGCTCGCCGACCCCTTGCCGAACCTGACGTTCTGCCCGACCGGAGGGATCTCGCCCGCCAATGTGGCCGACTACCTCCGGTTGGCGAATGTTGCGTGCGTCGGCGGCAGCTGGTTGACGCCGAGAAAGATGGTGTCGGAGAGGAATTGGAGCGCAATAACAGATCTGGCGCGTGTTGCGTCGGCACTGCGCGGCGTCGATTGA
- a CDS encoding GntR family transcriptional regulator — MSNRKVTAREAAYKELRHRIVSLKLAPGSPLSENELAEHLSVSRTPVRESLILLAEEGLVQVFPQLGTFVSRVDTDKVADAQFVREAIEIASLKDAVASRSQDDVAALRSNLKDQSQPGLSMEDFFELDEKFHQTLLAAGGHSAAWRSVESAKAHLDRARRLGLRDTRPIPELIAQHTAIVDAVENADFDAAERAMRHHLRAVFDDVERIKQASPHLFADNNSRPTRRVIPSW, encoded by the coding sequence GTGAGCAACCGAAAAGTCACCGCGCGCGAGGCCGCCTACAAGGAGTTGCGGCATCGCATCGTGTCGCTGAAACTTGCACCTGGGAGCCCACTGTCCGAGAACGAACTGGCCGAACACCTCTCGGTCAGTCGTACACCGGTGCGCGAGTCGCTCATCCTCCTCGCCGAGGAAGGCCTCGTACAGGTGTTCCCACAACTGGGCACCTTCGTCTCCCGGGTCGACACGGACAAAGTCGCCGATGCACAGTTCGTACGCGAGGCCATAGAAATCGCGTCCCTGAAAGATGCGGTGGCCTCGCGTTCACAGGACGACGTCGCTGCGCTGCGTTCGAATTTGAAGGACCAGAGCCAGCCAGGGCTGAGCATGGAGGACTTCTTCGAACTCGACGAGAAATTCCATCAGACACTATTGGCGGCCGGCGGGCATTCCGCGGCCTGGAGGTCCGTGGAGTCCGCGAAGGCCCATTTGGACCGCGCCCGACGTCTGGGCCTGCGGGACACCCGCCCGATCCCGGAACTCATTGCTCAACACACTGCCATCGTCGACGCCGTCGAGAATGCCGATTTCGACGCCGCCGAACGGGCAATGCGCCATCATCTGCGCGCTGTGTTCGACGACGTCGAACGAATCAAACAAGCAAGCCCGCACCTGTTCGCGGACAACAACTCTCGACCTACCAGGCGCGTCATTCCAAGCTGGTGA
- a CDS encoding helix-turn-helix domain-containing protein, with protein sequence MSRSTARDDMLRSAALLFRERGVEATSLADVIEHAGAPRGSIYHHFPRGKPQLVEEATRTAGALMGAMISTGLANEGPAATLRAIIGGFRVQLEATDFTAGCPVAPAALEGANSPAALAAAGESFTSWEDSIAASLWQRGLSQDRSRTLATMVISSFEGALILAKAQRSTVALDRVEIELLRWLDVALDGVDGR encoded by the coding sequence GTGAGTAGAAGTACCGCCCGTGACGACATGTTGCGGAGTGCAGCATTGCTGTTTCGTGAGAGGGGCGTCGAGGCGACGTCTCTCGCCGATGTGATCGAGCATGCGGGGGCCCCTCGCGGGTCGATCTACCACCATTTTCCCCGAGGAAAACCGCAGCTCGTGGAGGAGGCGACCAGGACGGCGGGAGCTCTGATGGGTGCGATGATCTCGACGGGTCTCGCGAACGAAGGTCCGGCGGCAACTCTGCGGGCGATAATCGGCGGGTTTCGCGTGCAGCTCGAAGCCACCGATTTCACCGCGGGCTGCCCGGTCGCGCCCGCGGCGCTCGAGGGCGCGAATTCCCCCGCGGCGCTTGCGGCCGCAGGTGAGTCGTTCACCTCGTGGGAGGACTCCATCGCTGCATCCCTGTGGCAGCGCGGGCTGTCCCAGGATCGCTCCCGGACTCTGGCGACGATGGTGATTTCTTCGTTCGAAGGCGCCTTGATCTTGGCTAAAGCCCAGCGCAGCACGGTTGCTCTCGATCGTGTGGAGATCGAGCTGCTGCGGTGGCTCGACGTGGCTCTCGACGGCGTGGATGGTCGCTGA
- a CDS encoding mannitol dehydrogenase family protein, which translates to MTRLSGATAPDVVRPTTRGIIHLGLGAFHRAHQAAFTHEASLLTGDTSWGIVGVTQRSSRVAAQLLPQDGLFTLVEKGVGVERASVIGSIIEVISAVEDPAAVVESIGDPDVRIVSLTVTEKGYRLDPATGRLRLDDSDIVADLAGRAPRTVIGQLVAGIALRRKTDSPLTVLCCDNLPHNGRLLANVVADYVARGQDSDRLGRWISENVAFPSSMVDRIVPATTEEDRSWLHEKTGLHDEALVVSEPFRQWIVEDAFATDRPAWDLVGVQFVADVEPWETMKLRVLNATHSLLAYLGGRAGYVTIAEAVADPALASLSRRMIVENISPTIDPGLNVSAYGEEVLRRFANPNLPHTTGQVAMDGSQKLGPRILGTVRDARAMRGPTIWLAVAVAAWVRFVIDETLDGRVLDDPMAGILGAAASSPDPVAALLGIERIFGTDLGAESEFGLQVARAARLLETGSVAETETELS; encoded by the coding sequence ATGACTCGTCTATCAGGTGCAACGGCACCCGATGTCGTACGGCCGACGACTCGCGGAATCATCCACCTCGGGCTCGGTGCGTTTCACCGAGCGCATCAGGCGGCGTTCACGCATGAGGCTTCGCTGCTGACCGGGGATACATCCTGGGGCATCGTAGGAGTCACCCAGCGGAGCAGCAGAGTCGCAGCACAGTTGCTGCCGCAGGATGGTCTGTTCACCCTGGTGGAGAAGGGAGTGGGTGTCGAGCGCGCATCGGTGATCGGGTCGATCATCGAAGTGATCAGTGCCGTAGAGGATCCGGCGGCCGTGGTCGAGTCCATCGGCGACCCCGATGTCAGGATCGTGTCGCTGACCGTCACCGAGAAGGGCTACCGGCTCGACCCAGCTACCGGCAGGTTGCGATTGGACGACTCGGATATCGTGGCTGATTTGGCCGGCCGCGCGCCGCGCACCGTCATCGGACAGCTCGTCGCGGGGATCGCCCTGCGCCGAAAGACTGATTCACCGCTGACAGTGTTGTGTTGCGACAATCTCCCGCACAACGGCAGGTTGCTCGCGAATGTGGTCGCTGATTACGTAGCTCGGGGCCAGGATTCGGACCGACTCGGACGATGGATTTCCGAGAACGTTGCGTTTCCGAGCTCCATGGTCGATCGAATCGTTCCCGCCACCACCGAGGAAGACCGTAGCTGGCTTCACGAGAAAACCGGTCTTCACGACGAAGCTCTCGTCGTCAGCGAGCCGTTCAGGCAGTGGATCGTCGAGGATGCCTTCGCTACCGACCGGCCTGCCTGGGACTTGGTCGGAGTGCAGTTCGTCGCCGATGTCGAACCGTGGGAGACGATGAAGCTTCGTGTCCTCAATGCGACGCATTCACTCCTGGCGTACCTGGGTGGGCGAGCGGGATACGTGACGATAGCCGAAGCGGTCGCGGACCCGGCCCTCGCGTCGCTGTCGCGGCGTATGATAGTCGAAAATATCTCTCCCACAATCGATCCCGGGCTGAATGTGTCTGCGTACGGCGAGGAGGTGCTGCGTCGATTCGCGAATCCGAACTTGCCGCACACCACCGGCCAGGTGGCGATGGACGGCTCGCAGAAGCTGGGGCCGCGCATCCTCGGGACCGTGCGCGATGCTCGGGCGATGAGGGGACCGACGATCTGGCTCGCGGTTGCGGTCGCGGCATGGGTTCGGTTCGTGATCGACGAGACCCTGGATGGCCGCGTGCTGGACGACCCGATGGCTGGGATCCTCGGTGCGGCAGCATCGTCCCCCGACCCGGTGGCAGCACTGCTCGGTATCGAGCGCATATTCGGAACCGATCTCGGTGCAGAATCAGAATTCGGCCTACAGGTTGCACGGGCGGCTCGACTGCTCGAAACCGGTTCGGTCGCAGAAACGGAGACAGAACTTTCATGA
- a CDS encoding MFS transporter, with protein sequence MSHDTNESTTDRPVGATSKRNTGDLTKAAVSGWLGTAMEFMDFQLYSLAAAIVFNRIFFPDVSPAIGLIAAMATYGVGYFARLVGAIYFGRMGDRIGRKKVLFITIAMMGASTTLIGALPTYDAIGILAPVLLVALRLIQGFGAGAEIAGATVMLVEYAPDKRRGLIGSLVSLGTNSGTLAASGIWAILLVVLTDDQLISWGWRIPFLASFFLMLFALWLRTNLKESPVFEDRADVVDGVALSREQIENSDEGVKASVLESGLRQRKGRAFFVALGLRFGQAGNSGLVQTFLVGYIASTLLMDKSIATTAIVYGSLIGFVTIPVVGILGDRFGRRPMYMALSGATMVLAFPLMLLVTSGNNVTLVLGMIFALNIGVLGLFSLESVTMAELFGARTRFTQLALAKEIGGILATAIGPLLAATLTAITGSWWPIAAMLVIYSAITLVSAYLAPETRGRDLVRLDDAI encoded by the coding sequence ATGTCTCACGACACTAACGAATCGACGACGGACCGCCCCGTGGGTGCGACGTCGAAACGAAATACGGGCGACCTGACCAAGGCCGCGGTATCAGGCTGGCTCGGCACGGCAATGGAATTCATGGACTTCCAGCTGTACTCGCTGGCCGCAGCCATCGTCTTCAACCGAATCTTCTTCCCCGACGTAAGCCCGGCCATCGGACTGATTGCGGCAATGGCAACCTACGGGGTGGGTTACTTCGCACGGTTGGTGGGGGCCATCTACTTCGGCCGCATGGGTGACAGGATCGGTCGAAAGAAGGTTCTGTTCATCACGATTGCGATGATGGGAGCTTCGACGACGCTCATCGGCGCACTCCCGACGTACGACGCCATCGGCATTCTTGCGCCCGTCCTTCTCGTGGCGCTCCGGCTTATCCAGGGATTCGGTGCCGGCGCTGAGATCGCCGGTGCCACGGTCATGCTCGTCGAGTACGCCCCGGACAAGCGACGTGGACTCATCGGCTCGCTGGTTTCTCTGGGAACCAACTCGGGAACGCTTGCTGCATCCGGTATCTGGGCAATCCTCCTGGTTGTGCTCACCGACGACCAGCTCATCTCATGGGGTTGGCGAATTCCGTTCCTCGCGAGCTTCTTTCTGATGCTGTTCGCCCTGTGGTTGCGTACGAATCTCAAGGAGAGCCCGGTCTTCGAAGACCGCGCTGACGTCGTCGACGGTGTTGCGCTCTCGCGCGAGCAAATCGAAAACTCCGACGAAGGGGTCAAAGCCAGCGTTCTCGAGTCGGGACTTCGTCAGCGCAAGGGCCGCGCATTCTTCGTGGCGCTCGGGCTGCGTTTCGGCCAGGCAGGCAATTCCGGATTGGTCCAGACGTTCCTGGTCGGGTACATCGCATCGACGCTGCTGATGGACAAGTCGATCGCTACGACGGCAATCGTCTACGGCTCGCTGATCGGATTCGTCACCATTCCGGTTGTCGGAATCCTCGGCGACAGGTTCGGACGTCGACCTATGTACATGGCCCTCAGTGGCGCGACGATGGTGCTCGCCTTCCCGCTGATGCTCCTGGTTACGAGTGGCAACAACGTCACCCTCGTCCTCGGTATGATCTTCGCCCTCAACATCGGTGTGCTCGGTCTGTTCTCGCTCGAAAGCGTGACGATGGCCGAACTATTCGGCGCGCGAACCCGTTTCACGCAGCTGGCGCTCGCCAAAGAGATCGGCGGAATCCTCGCCACCGCCATCGGGCCCTTGCTCGCGGCAACGCTCACGGCAATCACAGGGAGTTGGTGGCCGATCGCCGCGATGCTGGTGATCTACTCCGCCATCACTCTCGTGTCGGCCTACCTCGCCCCCGAGACCCGCGGACGCGACCTCGTCAGACTCGACGACGCCATCTAG
- the manD gene encoding D-mannonate dehydratase ManD: MKIIDATVIVTAPGRNYVTLKITTDEGIVGWGDATLNGRELAVASYLRDHIAPLLIGRDAQRIEDTWQYLYKGAYWRRGPVTMTAIAAVDVALWDIKGKAADMPVYQLLGGAARDGIMVYGHASGTSVDEMLDDVADHLAKGYKAIRAQSAIPGLDKTYGIPKNGFYEPASDSAPQEDTWDTAPYSRYAPEMLGAVRERHGFGFHLLHDVHHRLTPIEAGRLGRDLEDMRMFWIEDPTPAEDQSAYATIRQHTTTPLAVGEIFNSIWDCQDLITNRWIDYIRASVSHAGGITHLRRIFSLADLYGVKSGSHGAGDLSPVSLAAALHVDLSIPNFGVQEYMGHVSPTEDVFHTDYTFSDGFMHPGNKPGIGVEFDEVAAAKYPYNPRYLPVNRRLDGSMHDW; this comes from the coding sequence ATGAAGATCATCGACGCCACCGTCATCGTCACGGCGCCGGGCCGCAACTATGTGACTCTGAAGATCACAACGGACGAGGGCATCGTCGGTTGGGGTGACGCCACCTTGAACGGGCGTGAGCTCGCCGTCGCATCGTATCTGCGGGATCACATCGCGCCCTTGTTGATCGGCAGAGACGCGCAGCGGATCGAAGACACCTGGCAATACCTGTACAAAGGTGCCTACTGGCGTCGTGGTCCGGTGACGATGACAGCGATAGCAGCAGTTGATGTCGCACTGTGGGACATCAAGGGCAAGGCCGCGGATATGCCTGTGTACCAGCTACTCGGCGGCGCCGCCCGCGATGGCATCATGGTGTACGGCCACGCCAGTGGGACCAGTGTCGACGAGATGCTCGACGACGTCGCCGATCATCTTGCGAAGGGCTACAAAGCCATTCGTGCTCAGTCTGCGATTCCCGGACTCGACAAGACCTACGGAATTCCGAAGAATGGTTTCTACGAGCCAGCCTCCGATTCTGCGCCGCAGGAAGACACGTGGGACACCGCGCCGTACTCGAGGTATGCACCGGAAATGCTCGGCGCCGTCCGAGAGCGGCATGGCTTCGGTTTTCACCTTCTGCATGACGTCCACCACCGACTCACCCCTATCGAGGCAGGACGACTGGGTCGTGACCTCGAGGACATGAGGATGTTCTGGATCGAGGATCCGACGCCTGCCGAGGACCAGAGTGCGTACGCGACAATTCGTCAACACACGACTACACCTCTCGCTGTCGGTGAGATCTTCAACTCCATCTGGGACTGCCAAGATCTCATCACCAATCGGTGGATCGACTACATTCGAGCCTCGGTCTCGCACGCGGGGGGCATCACGCACCTCCGTCGGATCTTTTCGCTGGCAGATCTATATGGCGTGAAGTCGGGATCGCATGGCGCTGGCGATCTGTCGCCGGTGTCGCTGGCCGCAGCGCTCCACGTCGATCTGTCGATCCCGAATTTCGGGGTCCAGGAGTACATGGGGCACGTCTCGCCCACCGAGGACGTGTTCCACACCGACTACACGTTCTCCGACGGCTTCATGCATCCAGGCAACAAGCCCGGCATCGGTGTGGAGTTCGACGAGGTTGCGGCCGCGAAATACCCGTACAACCCTCGGTACCTACCCGTCAACCGCCGTCTCGACGGCAGCATGCACGATTGGTGA
- a CDS encoding nitroreductase/quinone reductase family protein, whose translation MDTDEHRSVSTLSSPLTLACGQMLPNRIMKAALSEGLGTPDHAPDIRLERLYTQWGAGGYGLVVTGNVMVDRKHIGEPGNVVIEDDRDVDALTRWAKSTGDGGSPVWMQLNHPGRQANPLATHETPVAPSAIAPNIPGIPAPRALTGYEIGDIVERFAIAASVAESACFDGVQIHGAHGYLVSQFLSPAANKREDRWGGDIDGRMQFVLEVVRTIRASVSPSFAVGIKLNSADFQKGGFTEEESRLVVEHLVGEDIDLIEISGGSYESPAMMGRPVSVSDSTAKREAYFLDYAREVRRAAGDVTLAVTGGFRTRSAMSLAVGSGDCDVVGLGRPTALVTAAGHALIRDDVDRLDSPRITLGLPKKYATLKSLDGALDLQWHTDQLQLVGSGQDPDPQRSLWKTAATMVQRNGIDAFRSRRGATGSDPALRKFKRERFVGRHFANPLMNGLTRAGIRVSLMTDIETIGCTTGLARRVPISAKFDDTGAWIISQHGTRSGWGANIADDPAVRLRVGDRWRSGTAVFVHDDDVTARARSFGGNPLLGRIVGAAFAALQTTPITVRVTFD comes from the coding sequence ATGGATACAGACGAGCACCGAAGCGTCAGCACCCTGTCCTCGCCGTTGACACTGGCATGCGGCCAGATGCTTCCCAACCGAATCATGAAGGCTGCGCTGAGCGAAGGCCTCGGCACGCCCGACCACGCGCCCGACATCAGATTGGAACGCCTCTACACACAGTGGGGAGCGGGCGGATACGGGCTGGTGGTCACCGGCAACGTCATGGTCGACCGGAAGCACATCGGTGAGCCCGGCAACGTCGTCATCGAAGACGACCGCGATGTGGACGCGCTCACGCGCTGGGCGAAATCGACCGGCGACGGCGGATCGCCGGTATGGATGCAGCTCAATCACCCTGGCCGACAAGCGAATCCACTCGCTACCCACGAAACACCAGTTGCACCGTCCGCAATCGCCCCCAATATCCCCGGAATCCCCGCACCGCGCGCCTTGACCGGCTACGAGATCGGCGACATCGTCGAGCGGTTCGCCATCGCCGCATCGGTCGCCGAGTCCGCATGCTTCGACGGTGTACAGATACATGGGGCGCACGGGTATCTGGTGTCGCAGTTCCTTTCACCCGCTGCCAACAAGCGCGAAGATCGGTGGGGCGGCGACATCGACGGGCGCATGCAGTTCGTCTTGGAGGTTGTCCGCACCATCAGAGCCTCTGTGTCGCCGAGCTTCGCCGTCGGGATCAAGCTGAACTCGGCCGACTTTCAGAAGGGCGGGTTCACCGAGGAGGAATCGCGGCTGGTCGTCGAGCATCTCGTCGGCGAAGACATCGACCTGATCGAGATCAGCGGAGGCAGTTACGAGTCACCCGCGATGATGGGCCGCCCGGTGTCGGTCTCCGACAGCACGGCGAAACGGGAGGCTTACTTCCTGGACTATGCGCGAGAGGTACGACGCGCCGCGGGCGACGTCACCCTCGCCGTAACCGGGGGCTTTCGCACGAGGTCGGCGATGAGCCTGGCAGTTGGGTCGGGAGACTGCGACGTAGTCGGCCTCGGTAGGCCGACTGCACTGGTGACGGCAGCGGGGCATGCCCTGATCCGTGACGACGTCGACCGTCTCGACTCGCCGCGGATCACCCTGGGCCTTCCGAAGAAATACGCAACCTTGAAGTCGCTCGACGGCGCCCTCGACCTTCAGTGGCACACGGATCAACTTCAGCTGGTCGGAAGCGGACAAGACCCTGATCCGCAGCGATCACTGTGGAAGACCGCCGCGACCATGGTGCAGCGCAACGGCATCGACGCGTTCCGCAGTCGGCGGGGCGCAACCGGGTCTGATCCCGCGCTGCGCAAGTTCAAGCGCGAACGCTTCGTCGGTCGGCACTTCGCCAACCCGTTGATGAACGGTCTGACACGGGCGGGCATTCGAGTCTCGCTGATGACCGATATCGAAACCATCGGTTGTACAACCGGTCTCGCACGGCGCGTACCGATCTCGGCGAAGTTCGACGACACCGGGGCTTGGATCATCTCCCAGCACGGCACCAGGTCCGGTTGGGGAGCGAACATCGCCGACGATCCAGCCGTCCGCCTCCGCGTCGGTGATCGTTGGCGCAGCGGTACTGCGGTGTTCGTTCACGACGACGACGTCACGGCCCGCGCGCGTTCCTTCGGAGGCAACCCGCTGCTCGGAAGGATCGTCGGCGCTGCGTTCGCAGCCCTGCAGACGACGCCGATCACGGTGCGCGTGACGTTCGACTAG
- a CDS encoding zinc-binding dehydrogenase, giving the protein MDTDGQDLAAMLYGRRDLRIEHIERGDVGPDQVRVEMHGVSLCGSDLHYYADGRNGSNTLTQPTVLGHEGFGRIVEVGADINADRVGDRVAVEPTVPAPHSPLGLRGHYNVDPSVVCFGSPPNNGLLRGSVVMPAAFAHSLPDAVTDDVAALIEPLAVATWAVSRAGSVLGKRILITGAGPIGLLVLQTVLALGAREVTITDVSQARLDAAVELGATTAVLSGGDAIEFGPADTAFDCSGNPGAIAAAARSLGPAGVLALVGVPGRQEAEFPISLVQRWELDIRGCFRYGPDAFAQAIGLAARGRVDLHSLVTSRYPLSESAAALEAALSDPTQLKIVIETAAQNSEEDR; this is encoded by the coding sequence ATGGACACGGACGGCCAGGACCTCGCTGCGATGCTGTATGGGCGTCGAGATCTGCGGATCGAACACATCGAACGAGGCGATGTCGGACCAGACCAGGTCCGCGTCGAGATGCATGGTGTGAGCCTGTGCGGCTCGGATCTGCACTACTACGCCGATGGCCGAAACGGCAGCAATACCTTGACCCAGCCGACGGTTCTGGGCCATGAAGGGTTCGGTCGGATCGTCGAGGTCGGTGCCGATATCAATGCCGATCGTGTCGGCGATCGTGTAGCGGTGGAGCCGACCGTTCCTGCACCGCACAGCCCCCTTGGCCTGCGCGGGCATTACAACGTCGATCCGAGCGTCGTCTGCTTCGGTTCACCCCCGAACAACGGTCTGCTTCGCGGGTCGGTCGTCATGCCTGCGGCATTCGCGCATTCGCTGCCGGACGCGGTCACCGATGATGTCGCGGCTTTGATCGAACCGCTGGCCGTCGCTACCTGGGCAGTGTCGCGCGCGGGATCGGTGCTCGGAAAACGCATCCTGATCACCGGCGCCGGACCCATCGGGTTGTTGGTCCTGCAGACCGTTCTCGCGCTCGGTGCCCGCGAGGTCACCATCACCGACGTATCGCAGGCTCGCCTCGACGCTGCGGTCGAACTCGGCGCTACGACGGCCGTGCTGTCCGGGGGAGATGCAATCGAATTCGGGCCGGCAGACACGGCGTTCGACTGTTCCGGCAACCCGGGCGCGATTGCCGCCGCCGCCCGATCGCTGGGTCCTGCTGGCGTGCTCGCCCTTGTCGGGGTGCCGGGGCGGCAGGAAGCAGAATTCCCCATCAGCCTCGTTCAGCGATGGGAACTAGACATCAGAGGGTGCTTTCGCTACGGACCCGACGCGTTCGCGCAGGCCATCGGTCTGGCAGCTCGAGGCCGAGTAGATCTGCATTCGCTCGTCACTTCTCGCTACCCATTGAGCGAATCCGCTGCAGCGCTCGAAGCGGCGCTCAGCGACCCGACCCAGTTGAAGATTGTCATCGAGACAGCAGCACAGAATTCAGAGGAAGACCGATGA